The nucleotide sequence accttgaccttagacctagggacctggttcttgcacaagacactccatctcgtggtggtgtcAACATCAATGTTACCAGATATCTATAACAGCGtgtgtttcatatatatatatatatataattttgtggGCAGACTTTTTATCAAGTTCATTCTACGGTTCCATCTGCCCACTTTAACAGTCTTTTACTGAATGAATATATCTGCCCAATTTTGCCCATGTACTTGTTGGCATGTTATGATTGATTACATCTTTAACAGGTATCACATGATCAAATCcatctaaaatatttgtatacatatttgttgttttttaaattcctGCATGGTATggtaaatcaaatataaatatacttaCCTTTATCACAATTCTTTGGAACAGCACAAGCTTCCACAAACTGTCCAGTTGTATTAATCCTTGCACAGTGGTATGTTGTTCCCTCATACCTAGCACTGCAGTTCCAATATATGATCAATTTTTCCCAATCTCTTGTATTTGTTTTTGGACAATAGCCATGGCAATGTACATCAAATGGACTGAGTGAACACTGTCGTTTTTTTCTATCCATCTTTGTAGTtaattctttaaaagaaaaaattgagttctaagaaaatatttttgacatgacCTTCACAATGCTGGTGAGGAAGAGATGCCAACACTAATTACAGTCCCTCTTGACAGGACGGTATTATATGACaggattttgtttaaaaacaatgaaGTAGACGATAGAATCCCACTGAGACTGTCtttactttgttttctgtgtgaGCAGTTGCAACTGAACTGGCAAGTTTAGATCCAGTGTCACAGAGCTGTTGACAGGAATTCAATTTTTGCAACTTACGACTTGTTTGTAATTGTGTTTTACAGTCTATCAACTTgactttttattttctgatgaagGCATCATGAAAattgtacaatttttaaaaataacaagaaattttAAGGAAACTGAAAATGGCCAATATGTTTTTGATAATTGTCTCCAATTTCTACATGATTATAGCGAACTATAAATGCAGAATGTGACTTGAACAAAAATGTTTCTGTATTCATAAGACTTAAATTGTTTTTACATGATCTCACAAAAGAAGAAATACAGAATGAAGAAATATGACTAGACAAAACTGGAGTTACACAAATAATTATAGGAAGCGAAACAAAATGAGATCTAGTTGTGCTGAATGATATTAAATGGAGAAAAAAGTTTAGtttagttttcaataattttccaATTTACGGAAACAATAAAATCATCTAAATACCTATATTGCAACATCTAAACCCAAAGAGGCTCTTTTAAATAAAAGCTTTTTTCATATTGTGTAACTGCTCTGTGGTATACCAGTATTATGTACTTCATAGCtctttcagtctcagttatgttgaGCATAATAAATGGGCTGAAAACTGTTACAAAaagctagtccaaataataggatgatttgggacagcgtgataacttttggtgacatgtttttttaagcaatccaataatttgtataatcttgATAGAGCATTACATAAGGaccaattgtgtgaaattattttaaaatcagaccaacggtttaggaggagatgtcatttgaagatttttctatttttaactctggcagCCTCTATGTGCAACAAagcagaactgtttgaacaatTCTAAAGAAGATCACCCTTGAAGAAGACCAGCCAATAACTgttacattcatgccaagtttcattaacttccGTCTCATGGTTTCAGAGATGTCATTAAAATGCCTAGTGCCACCATTTGAACACATTTAAGAGGGAACCTTGccaagatgctacagaccaatctTGCTGTAATTCTGAtgcagaggagaagatgtttaagtataTTGTTGAAGACAGATGCACAATGACTGATGATAAGACAATGGATGCCGGACCATCCACCTTTCCTGAAGGCTTCAACTAAGACTgaagctcaccctgaacctttggttcagttGAGCTGAAAATGTCAACAAGAAAGTCCTGATAATATGTATATGTACACTTCAACAAGTTCAATCTGAACTGGAAGGAAACTGCAGGTGGTGTACACAAGAAACTGTGATGGACAAATGGACAGACTAATgaaacagttcaaacactatgcCTCTGGAATTTTCAACACAAAGGGCATAAAAATATACTGTACCAATGTTATTTTCAGCTGCACTGGTATCCCTCTTCATCATTTCTGTACCAGTTTCACTGccaaataagaaacaaaacataatctttttttttattctttgattttaaactctctatttttcatatttttacaaacatTCCTCAAAATGACTAGATCTCATGGCATGGCATTTGATAATTTAGTCATTACTTCTTTGACATATAGATTAGTCCCAAACAAATGAATAAGTATTAATTGAGGACTCTGACTGAAAATGACTACTATATCTAGATTAGACCTAAATATTATTCCCTACATATtctatataacaagagggccatgaaggccctgtatcacagacctcaagatcatcaagattaacattctgaccaagtttcattaagatatggtcataaatgtggcatctaaagtgttaactagcttttcctttgacttgacctaaagaccttgtttttgaccccacatgacccagattcgaacttgacctaaagatcatcaagattaacattctgactctaagtttcatgaagatacagtcatattatatgtggcctctagagtgttaacacgctttttcgttagaattgacctagtgacctagtttttgacgccactgtacccagatttgaacttgacttagatcaTAAgattaagacatggtcataaatgtagcctctacagtgttaacaagcttttcctttgatttaacctggtgacctagtttttgaccccagatgacccaatatcaatctcgtccaagattttattaagggttacattctgaccaagtttcattaagattgggccaaaaatgtgacctctagagtgttaacaagcttttcctttgatttgacctggtgagctagtttttgaccccagatgacccaatatcaaactcatccaagattttattgagggtaacattctgaccaagtttcattaagattgggccaaaattgtgacctctagagtgttaacaagcttttcctttgatttgacctggtgacctagtttttgaccccagatgacccaatatcaaactcttccaagatcttattgagggtaacattctgaccaagtttaattaagattgggctaaaaatgtgacctctagagtgttaacagtcaaactgttgccGAAATGAAAGAGGGGGccttttcttttgttattttcttttgtttgaatagggAGCCCCGACCCTTCATTCTATTGTTAACAGATTGAAGCTGTTGTTCTCTATTGTTCTCTTTACTATTAAATGGCCCACTCTTTCGTTTCAGTCGCCCAGATGGacagatgaacagacagacaacctgaaaccagtatacctcaCTTATAACTTTGTTGttcgggtgtgtgtgtgtgtgggggggggggggatacaaTAAGATTAAGAAATGTAACATATGGTAGAAAAAGTAGAGGTTGAGGTTAGAAGATTATTACAAGAGGgcattttcaaatcaggccagtagtttcatgctcaaaggattacatcagaggaggatagcagcaaaattttgactgatgaatcccaaaggacaggaacaacaaagggaagaaatttaaccaaaaaggaaaaaaatataacaaggtgtacagatatgtcaaaatacacctagatagcccatataaagcaacctaagtccaaaatgaggtcaaggtcaaggtcaaactgaggtcaggtgatgtctgaagatgaggaatggccacaggttacatctgcattagtatcaagtcattctagtaaggggtattgatgctagacgaaacggtcgcatttggttaacctcgtatggacggaccaacggacggacggacagggcaatcactatatgcctcccacatcagtagatgctgggggcataaaaattattgtaaggaacaaaagaaagatctaccaaacaagagggtcatgatgaccctgaatcactcacctgactatattgaaccacatgtttcaaatggcaaactaaTGCTAAtctattagaaagtagatcagtaggtcacatttatggtcactgaaagacagttttttaaaactgtatatgtcatccaaatttcaaggctgtatcttaaactaCAGGGTTCCCACACTTTTACCTCtatgaaatttaaggacttttccaggacTTTTCCAGGACCTTGCTGCAATTTTCAAGGACCTCTGTTTGACATATAGGGTTGTACGTTCCCATCAATTTTTCTAGAtttagtgtaaaaatatatatgaacaagagggcaatgactgcttaaaagtttttctttctttttttttaattttgttttcttactGTGCTCAAGCTTCAGTTTATGAATCATTTACTTGTCTAGCATGTTGTGAAGACTTAATCAACTCCTTCATAATAACTACACCTCTGGTGCCACCTACATTATTTAGATACTTTGATACACGTCTAgcaaatgaatttttttcagtCATGTTGAATGATGTTTGATCACTGAATTCAAGCGTGCCACTAATCacgattttcacaatttttctcGAAAAAATTCGGATTTCACAGGACATGTTAAAAATCGACAAAAAATGACCGAAAGGCGAAAGCCTAgaattactgtttaaaaattcaagcatAGTTACCAATATTATATAAGACTAAGGCTCATCAACCACAAAAACATTGGTATTTTCGGAAAAGGAAATTCAAATGACATCCATGTCTGCCATTTTGAatcatgaattacttcccttagcaAAATGGGATAATTCCCGGTATTTTCCCATACCTTTACCGTTTTCTCGCCAAATTCCCGATATTTTCACGGCCGGGAGTCACTTTTTGAAATTCATGGACTTTTCCCGTTTTCCCGGATAGTGTGGGAACCCTGAAACTAGAGTGATCACAAGAAACGCGgtaatgccacgaaaccaggttttcaacacttttcataagaataaacaagagtgccaaaacaatatacacccgtcacagcaaatttctttactctagcacctgtatttgtagatgtaattttaatttagtgattgtttagtaatcattgtaattcttttgtttttctaagtccacaaaaaaactccttaccaggtagagataccttaaaatacacctaaaattagaaagtaacaactatgttgtcccacagaaaagtggtcttggtttttccctacggtcaattataaaaaagttacaatataagttatttatagtaacaactaagggaagttaatctttaaaaaaaaaaaaaaaaaaaaaaatttgtaagtccatacagaaatccttaccaggtagagattggtcaaaatacacctcaaaattggatgtaacatgcatgttgtactacagaaaagtggtctcgatttttccctacgtctagtaatgaaaaagttacaatataagctatttatagtaacaacaaagggaagtaattctaaagaagggaactgcgcaagacacttcgtctcatgatggtgtataattgtgccaagttacatcaaaatccctctatgcatgaagaagatatgctccggacaaagttttcattcttgtatcctttgacctctaagtgtgaccttgaccttagacctagggacctggttcttgcgcaatacactccgtctcatgatggtgaacaattgtgccaactttcatcaaaatccctccatgcatgtagaagatatgctaaccctaaccctaacctaaccctaaccctatttttagtaacaatgaccttgaccttgatcccagaaacccaaaaatcaatcccaagctacaactttatataagttttctatacaccaagtttcatcatgatagctcattcctaagttaagttattgaccggaaaccctttttctattttaagtaacagtgaccttgaccttgaccccagaaaccccaaaatcaatcccagcctttgtcttaaTATAAGCTAcaaacataccaagttttattcaaatatctttaccgaaacaaaagttattgaccggaaacaccagtttgacgccgcccgccGGCCCGCCCGACCAACAACATACCCCAacctaataactcaggttttcaagCAGAAGTTTACGCACGTACACACAGACGacatagacctactgacctagtttttgactgcagttgacccagtttcaaacttgatctaggtatcatcaaggtgaacattctgaccaattttcatgaagatccattgaaaggtatggcctgtagagaggtcacaaggtttctctatttttagacctactaacctagtgtttaatggcacgtgacccagtttcgaacttgacctagatatcatcaaggtgaacattctgaccaattctcataaaGATCCATttaaaggtatggcctctagagaggtcacaaggtttctctattttaagacctactgacctagtttttgaccgcaaatgacccagtttcagacttgatctagatatcatcaaggtgaacattcagatcaactttcatgaagatccattgaaaaatttggcctctagggAGCTCACAagatttctctatttttagacctactgacctagtttttgatcccacgtgacccagtttcgaatctgacctagatatcatcaagatgaacattctgaccaattttcatgaagatccattgaaagctatggcctgtagagaggtcacacggtttctctatttttagacctactgacctagtttttgaacgcacatgacccagtttcaaacttgaccttgatatcatcaaggtgaacattctgaccaactttcatgaagatctattgaaaaatatggcctctagggaggtcacaaggtttttctatttttagacctactgacctagttttttgaacgCACGTCACCccgtttcgaacctgacctagatatcattaaggagAACATtatcacaaattttcatgaagctccatttaaaagtatggactctagagaggtcacaaggtttttctatttttagacctactgacctagtttttgaccgcacgtgacccagttcgaactcgacctagatatcatcaagttgaacattctgaccaattttcatgaagatccattggaaaatatggcctctagggaggtcacaaagtttttctattatttgacctactgacctagattttaaccgcatgtgacccagtttcgaacctgacctagatatcatcaaggtgaacattctgaccaactttcatggaGATCTATTGAAATGTACGGACTCTAGaaaagtcacaaggtttttaaccccacgtgacccagtatcaaacttgacctagatatcataaaggcgaacattctgaccaattttcatgaagatccatgaaaaatatggcctctagggaggtcacaaagtttttctattatttgacctactgacctaatttttgactccacgtgacccagtttcaaacttgacctagatatcatcaaggtgaacagtctgaccaactttcataaagatcccatgaaaaatgtgacctctagagtggtcacaagaaaa is from Mercenaria mercenaria strain notata unplaced genomic scaffold, MADL_Memer_1 contig_4346, whole genome shotgun sequence and encodes:
- the LOC128553809 gene encoding uncharacterized protein LOC128553809; this encodes MPTNILFVFVATVKGKPVTDIHQNIDNRNSGNRVQIRASRSETGTEMMKRDTSAAENNIELTTKMDRKKRQCSLSPFDVHCHGYCPKTNTRDWEKLIIYWNCSARYEGTTYHCARINTTGQFVEACAVPKNCDK